One genomic region from Haloterrigena gelatinilytica encodes:
- a CDS encoding glutaredoxin family protein, with protein MEFPPNQGLDQDEVDEQVEDAIANNEVVLFMKGTELMPQCGYSRKALGLIDQHRDEFETVDVLDSLAEFRAALEDHSGWETIPQTFVDGEFVGGSDVLEELEERGELAETLDAE; from the coding sequence ATGGAATTCCCACCGAACCAGGGTCTCGATCAGGACGAGGTCGACGAGCAAGTCGAGGACGCCATCGCGAACAACGAGGTCGTCCTCTTCATGAAGGGGACCGAGCTGATGCCTCAGTGTGGTTACTCCCGGAAGGCGCTCGGTCTCATCGACCAGCACCGCGACGAGTTCGAGACCGTCGACGTCCTGGACTCCCTCGCCGAGTTCCGGGCCGCCCTCGAGGACCACAGCGGCTGGGAAACGATCCCGCAGACGTTCGTCGACGGCGAGTTCGTCGGCGGCTCGGACGTCCTCGAGGAACTCGAGGAACGCGGCGAGCTGGCCGAGACGCTCGACGCCGAATAA
- a CDS encoding PQQ-dependent sugar dehydrogenase translates to MNAPTRRRLLAAAGVAVPALAGCLTESGTDATELATPESVPADDWSEPDWRPADAVPGEDDVAATTVVSDLAIPWDLTFADGDAFVTERDGGVRRFDADELTEDADLGPDDGEILLESASLPDRASPGEGGTLGVAVHPDYPATPDLFVYYTADDGAVSNRVVRYDLEADALETVLEGIPGSSIHNGGRIAFGPDDHLWVLTGDAREPALTQDPGSRAGAVLRVTPDGEPHPENPDWGDDGDRRTYTLGHRNPQGLDFTPQGTPILAEHGPGARDELSVLRPGGNYGWDLVRGGPDDPEYGSYDEYEAATPPVVNTGAETTWAPSGLAFYDDGAIEPWTNTVLVCGLASSALAVAGLTPRSDSDVDGEGSPDGTDGVRYDADWLDDRFTATVHRLFADEWGRLRHVEPGPDGSLYLLTSNRDGRADGPFPRANDDRIVRLDPR, encoded by the coding sequence ATGAACGCTCCGACGCGTCGACGCCTGCTGGCGGCGGCCGGCGTCGCGGTTCCCGCGCTCGCGGGCTGTCTCACGGAGTCGGGAACGGATGCGACGGAACTCGCGACGCCCGAGTCCGTCCCCGCCGACGACTGGTCGGAACCCGACTGGCGGCCGGCCGACGCCGTCCCCGGCGAGGACGACGTCGCGGCGACGACGGTCGTCTCCGACCTCGCGATTCCGTGGGATCTCACGTTCGCCGACGGCGACGCCTTCGTCACCGAACGCGACGGCGGTGTCCGCCGGTTCGATGCGGACGAACTGACCGAGGACGCCGATCTGGGACCCGACGACGGCGAGATACTCCTCGAGAGCGCGTCCCTCCCCGATCGCGCGTCGCCCGGCGAGGGCGGGACCCTCGGCGTCGCGGTCCACCCCGACTACCCCGCCACCCCCGACCTGTTCGTCTACTACACGGCCGACGACGGGGCCGTCTCGAATCGGGTCGTCCGCTACGACCTCGAGGCCGACGCCCTCGAGACGGTCCTCGAGGGGATCCCGGGGTCGTCGATTCACAACGGCGGCCGGATCGCGTTCGGCCCCGACGACCACCTCTGGGTGCTGACGGGCGACGCGAGGGAGCCCGCACTGACGCAGGATCCCGGCTCCCGAGCCGGTGCCGTCCTGCGCGTGACGCCCGACGGGGAGCCACATCCCGAGAATCCCGACTGGGGCGACGACGGCGACCGACGCACGTACACGCTCGGCCACCGCAATCCGCAGGGACTCGACTTCACGCCGCAGGGAACGCCGATCCTCGCCGAGCACGGGCCGGGCGCGCGGGACGAGCTCTCGGTCCTCCGGCCGGGCGGCAACTACGGCTGGGATCTCGTCCGCGGCGGACCCGACGACCCCGAGTACGGGAGCTACGACGAGTACGAGGCGGCGACGCCGCCGGTCGTCAACACCGGGGCCGAAACGACGTGGGCGCCGTCCGGACTGGCGTTTTACGACGACGGCGCGATCGAACCGTGGACGAACACCGTCCTCGTCTGCGGGCTCGCCTCGAGCGCGCTGGCCGTCGCCGGGCTCACGCCCCGAAGCGATTCGGACGTCGACGGCGAGGGGAGCCCGGACGGGACCGACGGCGTCCGGTACGACGCCGACTGGCTCGACGACCGCTTTACGGCGACGGTCCACCGCCTGTTCGCCGACGAGTGGGGTCGCCTTCGACACGTCGAGCCCGGGCCGGACGGCTCGCTGTACCTGCTCACGTCGAACCGGGACGGGCGCGCGGACGGACCGTTCCCCCGAGCGAACGACGATCGGATCGTCAGGCTGGACCCGCGGTAG
- a CDS encoding response regulator codes for MSDASGRSRGTIDVLLVEDNPGDVRLVEEAFRDAGADSELHAVTDGEEALDFVYRRDDHANAPRPDLVILDWNLPRTSGEQVLMELKDDPEHKHIPITVLTGSQDESDVLHSYRKHANACLKKAVEPDEFLESIRAYAEFWFTTARLPNGDE; via the coding sequence ATGAGCGATGCATCTGGTCGCTCGAGGGGGACGATCGACGTGCTGTTGGTCGAGGATAACCCGGGAGACGTCCGCCTCGTCGAGGAGGCGTTTCGCGACGCCGGCGCCGACAGCGAACTCCACGCCGTTACCGACGGCGAGGAGGCGCTCGATTTCGTCTACCGACGCGACGACCACGCGAACGCACCGCGACCGGACCTCGTTATTCTCGACTGGAACCTGCCTCGGACGAGCGGCGAACAGGTGTTGATGGAACTGAAAGACGATCCGGAGCACAAGCACATTCCGATCACCGTCCTCACCGGCTCGCAGGACGAGAGCGACGTCCTGCACTCGTACCGAAAGCACGCGAACGCCTGTCTCAAGAAAGCCGTCGAGCCCGACGAGTTTCTGGAGTCCATTCGGGCCTACGCGGAGTTCTGGTTCACCACGGCGCGGCTGCCGAACGGCGACGAGTAA
- a CDS encoding M14 family metallopeptidase, producing MRVAQLGSGTPEIAVVAGVHGDEPCGVRAVERLLDERPTVERPVKLIVANEEALERRVRFVDEDLNRAFPGDPDAKTHEGRLAHRLVEELDGCLTFSMHSTQSHGEPFAIVNGVSETAKAVVPQLPVTAMVETSNFAEGRLFSEIDTIEVECGLQGSETAAQNADRLTRAFLTAVDALPGDTIHSDLPVYRLTDVIRKQDADTYEVFVDNFTEVEAGDPFAAADGDTQVADEPFYPILMSPNGYRDVFGYAAEKLDVLTAPPAAD from the coding sequence ATGAGAGTTGCACAGCTCGGGTCAGGAACGCCGGAGATCGCAGTCGTCGCGGGCGTTCACGGGGACGAACCCTGTGGCGTTCGCGCCGTCGAACGGTTGCTCGACGAGCGCCCGACCGTCGAGCGGCCGGTCAAGCTCATCGTCGCCAACGAGGAGGCCCTCGAGCGGCGGGTCCGATTCGTCGACGAGGACTTGAACCGCGCGTTTCCCGGCGACCCGGACGCGAAAACTCACGAGGGACGACTCGCCCATCGGCTCGTCGAGGAGCTCGACGGCTGTCTGACGTTCTCGATGCACTCGACCCAGAGCCACGGCGAGCCCTTCGCGATCGTCAACGGCGTCAGCGAGACCGCGAAAGCGGTCGTCCCGCAGCTTCCGGTGACGGCGATGGTCGAGACGAGTAACTTCGCGGAGGGACGCCTGTTCTCCGAGATCGACACGATCGAAGTCGAGTGCGGCCTGCAGGGGTCGGAGACGGCCGCCCAGAACGCGGACCGACTGACCCGCGCGTTCCTCACGGCCGTCGACGCGTTACCCGGCGATACGATCCACAGCGATCTACCGGTCTACCGGCTCACCGATGTCATCCGTAAGCAAGACGCCGACACCTACGAGGTCTTCGTCGACAACTTCACCGAAGTCGAGGCCGGCGATCCGTTCGCCGCCGCCGACGGCGACACGCAGGTCGCCGACGAACCGTTCTATCCCATCCTGATGTCGCCGAACGGCTACCGGGACGTCTTCGGTTACGCCGCCGAAAAGCTCGACGTCCTGACGGCGCCGCCGGCCGCGGACTAG
- a CDS encoding DUF309 domain-containing protein — MDEHTSDPTVAPPPGLETPTGWRPEAGRWEHATLRRATVHGVRLFNAGAYHESHDCFELEWYNYGRGSTESAFCHGMVQVAAGAYKRIDFDNDDGLRSLFRTALQYLRDVPRDYYGVDVLEVRTVLTNALEEPTRIDDWRIPIDGERPTAGPADFEYAETLEE, encoded by the coding sequence ATGGACGAGCACACCAGCGACCCGACCGTCGCGCCGCCACCGGGGCTCGAGACGCCGACGGGCTGGCGGCCCGAGGCGGGCCGCTGGGAGCACGCCACGCTTCGTCGGGCGACGGTCCACGGCGTCCGCCTCTTCAACGCCGGCGCCTACCACGAGAGCCACGACTGCTTCGAACTCGAGTGGTACAACTACGGCCGCGGGAGCACCGAGAGCGCGTTCTGCCACGGGATGGTGCAGGTCGCGGCCGGCGCGTACAAGCGGATCGACTTCGACAACGACGACGGACTGCGGTCGCTCTTTCGAACCGCGCTGCAGTACCTGCGGGACGTTCCTCGAGACTACTACGGCGTCGACGTCCTCGAGGTCCGGACCGTGTTGACGAACGCCCTCGAGGAACCGACCCGGATCGACGACTGGCGGATTCCGATCGACGGCGAGCGTCCGACCGCCGGACCGGCCGATTTCGAGTACGCTGAGACACTCGAAGAGTGA
- the lrp gene encoding HTH-type transcriptional regulator Lrp: protein MTYEHLDTDLVNELLGDGRASLRSLAEELDVSVTTVSNHLSDLEEEDVIQGYTPIVDYDALGYDVTAVMQLKAEGSALPKITESLKDHRQMISVYEVTGNYDVIAIGKFKDTDDMNDQIKQLITDPDINQSNTSIVLNAVSENEQFELDPDEDN, encoded by the coding sequence ATGACCTACGAACACCTGGACACGGATCTGGTAAACGAACTGCTCGGCGACGGACGCGCGAGTCTTCGCAGCCTCGCGGAGGAGCTCGACGTCTCCGTCACGACCGTCTCCAACCACCTCTCGGACCTAGAGGAGGAAGACGTCATTCAGGGGTATACGCCGATCGTCGACTACGACGCCCTCGGCTACGACGTCACCGCGGTGATGCAGCTCAAAGCCGAAGGCAGCGCGCTGCCGAAGATCACCGAGTCCCTGAAGGACCACCGACAGATGATCTCGGTCTACGAAGTCACCGGCAACTACGACGTCATCGCCATCGGGAAGTTCAAAGACACCGACGACATGAACGACCAGATCAAGCAGCTGATCACCGACCCCGACATCAACCAGTCGAACACGAGCATCGTTCTCAACGCCGTCTCGGAGAACGAACAGTTCGAACTCGACCCCGACGAGGATAACTGA